In the Selenihalanaerobacter shriftii genome, one interval contains:
- a CDS encoding AzlC family ABC transporter permease encodes MAAKNLSFKAGVKAGVPIALGYIPIAITFGLVAKSTGVPDYISIMMSLLVFAGASQFVAVNLLALSTGHWQIIVTTLIVNLRHFLMSASMAQRIKKNTPKGLRALLAFGITDETFSIASLRPENELSFHFVLGLNLVSYSSWVLGTAGGVFLGMGLPQTLQTSMGIALYAMFIGILVPNLKKSYAILIVSLITVVINTFLSWTSFFSSISTGWRVVITTILASALGSYFFPKEAV; translated from the coding sequence ATGGCAGCTAAGAATCTATCATTTAAAGCAGGAGTTAAAGCAGGAGTACCTATTGCTTTAGGATATATACCTATAGCAATTACTTTCGGTTTAGTGGCAAAATCAACTGGGGTACCAGATTATATTAGCATTATGATGTCACTATTAGTATTTGCTGGAGCAAGTCAATTTGTAGCAGTTAATTTACTAGCATTAAGTACAGGACACTGGCAAATCATAGTTACTACTTTGATTGTTAATTTAAGACACTTTCTAATGTCAGCATCAATGGCGCAAAGAATTAAAAAGAATACTCCTAAAGGATTAAGAGCATTATTAGCATTTGGAATTACTGATGAAACATTTTCCATAGCATCGTTACGACCTGAAAATGAATTGAGTTTTCATTTTGTATTAGGATTAAACTTAGTTAGTTATAGTAGTTGGGTTTTAGGAACTGCCGGAGGAGTCTTCTTAGGTATGGGATTACCACAAACACTTCAAACTAGCATGGGAATTGCTCTTTATGCTATGTTCATTGGGATATTAGTTCCTAATTTAAAGAAATCTTATGCAATCTTAATTGTATCTTTGATTACAGTAGTAATTAATACTTTTTTAAGTTGGACTTCATTTTTTAGCAGTATTTCAACAGGATGGAGAGTAGTAATCACAACTATATTAGCATCGGCACTTGGAAGCTATTTCTTTCCTAAGGAGGCGGTTTAG
- the ptsP gene encoding phosphoenolpyruvate--protein phosphotransferase: MFAGIAASPGIAIGKVLKLQEVDLTYDKIEINKEEVENEKDRFHQTIKETKEQLQAIKDRAERELGADKAEIFQAHLLVLEDPELINRVENKIEEELQSAEASLEAVVQMFVTTFSNLEDEYMQERAADIQDVGTRILKNLLGIEIKSLAEIDEPVILMARDLTPSDTAQIDKGKVLGFATEAGGRTSHTAIMARSLEIPSVVGLGDILAKTKKGDKVIVDALNGKLIINPTSKELAKYEAKKEEYAKRKEELAELKNLPAETKDGHRVEVAANIGTPKDVPGVLRNGGEGIGLYRTEFLYMDRKSLPTEEEQFNAYKEISKKLENRPVIIRTLDIGGDKELSYLDLPEEMNPFLGYRAIRICLDRPDIFKTQLRAILRASAYGNIKIMYPMISSIEELRAANAVLEEVKTDLKEEEVEFDEELEVGMMMEVPAAAMTADILAKEADFFSIGTNDLIQYTTAVDRMNENISKLYKPFHPAILRLIKRIIDAAHKENKWVGMCGEMAGDARLAPVLLGFGLDEFSMSAISIPEVKEIIRSLTLTQTEEIADDVLQLETAAEIIEYLDDKLE, encoded by the coding sequence ATGTTTGCTGGAATTGCAGCTTCCCCAGGAATTGCAATCGGTAAAGTGTTAAAACTTCAAGAGGTTGATTTAACATATGATAAAATAGAAATTAATAAAGAAGAAGTAGAGAATGAAAAAGATAGATTTCATCAAACTATAAAAGAGACTAAAGAGCAATTGCAAGCTATTAAAGATAGGGCAGAGCGGGAATTAGGTGCAGATAAAGCAGAAATATTTCAAGCTCATCTTCTAGTTTTAGAGGATCCTGAGTTGATTAATAGAGTTGAAAATAAGATTGAAGAAGAATTACAGAGTGCGGAAGCTAGTTTAGAAGCAGTTGTTCAAATGTTTGTTACTACTTTTTCTAATTTAGAAGATGAATATATGCAGGAAAGAGCAGCAGATATTCAAGATGTAGGAACCAGAATTTTAAAAAACTTATTAGGAATAGAGATTAAATCATTGGCTGAAATAGATGAACCTGTTATTTTAATGGCTAGAGATTTAACGCCTTCCGATACGGCACAAATAGATAAAGGAAAAGTTTTAGGTTTTGCAACTGAAGCAGGCGGAAGGACTTCTCATACTGCCATTATGGCCAGATCTTTAGAAATACCATCTGTAGTAGGTTTAGGTGATATTTTAGCAAAGACTAAAAAAGGTGATAAAGTCATTGTTGATGCGTTAAATGGAAAGTTAATTATTAATCCTACTTCAAAAGAATTGGCTAAATATGAGGCGAAGAAAGAAGAATATGCAAAAAGAAAAGAAGAATTAGCTGAGCTAAAAAATCTACCTGCTGAAACTAAAGACGGTCATCGAGTAGAAGTGGCAGCCAATATTGGAACTCCTAAAGATGTTCCTGGTGTATTAAGGAATGGTGGTGAAGGTATTGGTTTATATCGAACAGAGTTCTTATATATGGATAGAAAGTCCTTGCCAACTGAAGAAGAGCAATTTAATGCCTATAAAGAAATATCTAAAAAATTAGAAAATAGACCGGTAATTATTCGGACTTTGGATATTGGTGGGGATAAAGAATTATCATATTTAGACTTACCAGAGGAAATGAATCCATTTTTAGGATATAGAGCTATTAGAATCTGTTTAGATAGACCTGATATCTTTAAAACTCAATTAAGAGCTATTTTAAGAGCGTCAGCATATGGTAATATTAAAATTATGTACCCAATGATCTCTTCAATAGAGGAACTAAGAGCTGCTAATGCAGTTCTAGAAGAAGTGAAAACTGATTTAAAAGAAGAGGAAGTAGAATTTGATGAAGAACTTGAAGTGGGTATGATGATGGAAGTACCAGCAGCAGCTATGACTGCTGATATTTTAGCTAAAGAGGCTGATTTCTTTAGTATAGGGACTAATGATTTAATTCAATATACTACAGCGGTTGATAGAATGAATGAAAATATTTCTAAGTTATATAAACCATTCCACCCGGCAATTCTACGCTTAATAAAACGGATTATAGATGCAGCACATAAAGAGAATAAGTGGGTAGGAATGTGTGGAGAGATGGCTGGTGATGCAAGATTAGCACCTGTTTTATTAGGTTTTGGACTAGATGAATTCAGTATGAGTGCTATATCTATTCCAG
- a CDS encoding AzlD domain-containing protein has product MENLIVLIIGMAVVTYVPRMLPIVLLQDMELPNSLRRFLEFIPFAAIGALIFPGILSSTGSKESAIIGGIVAISLAIFEINLLLIVVSSIFGVFFWEITF; this is encoded by the coding sequence ATGGAAAATTTAATAGTTTTAATAATTGGTATGGCTGTGGTTACTTATGTCCCTCGGATGTTACCTATTGTTTTATTACAAGATATGGAGTTACCTAATTCTTTGCGGAGATTTTTAGAGTTTATTCCGTTTGCAGCCATAGGTGCATTGATTTTTCCGGGAATTTTATCATCTACTGGAAGTAAAGAATCAGCAATTATTGGTGGAATAGTTGCAATCAGTTTAGCTATTTTTGAAATCAATTTATTATTAATAGTAGTTAGTAGTATTTTTGGAGTCTTTTTCTGGGAAATAACATTTTGA
- a CDS encoding ATP-binding protein — protein MKGVFNKIQASIKNKLIILFLILLSIAIITISYLELKTTKEIIKHNFIKKTIHEIEQADNMINLYLQTLKEDCKMLATNPIIQNLNQQTSTSYVNKSTNQALQRISPNPKLHRLFKNFIESHSKLSYVYITTKNGSYIQWPKKVNVNNYNPKTKPFYKKAIKNKEDVIITDPYYQSFNKSFNISLATTIDNDHGKTIGVQGMDIKLDSLVRIVEDIKIKDTGYIILATDEGIILANPKRPELNFQDISSLEIEELNNIKEMQKANFETVMNNKGYFISLYTSPQTNLKFISIIEKAELMKISNQISKVIFWIILIVVIAIIILNIILTNKCLQPLTIVTNFAQNISNNFSDDKLSISSLEVNSNDEIGELAIALNKMQDRLYNRVTRLNETNEKLYKKKKELQKYFDISEVIFLVLNQDKEVTLINKKGCEILGYSQEEIIGKDWFNNFVKKGDLKLRSLFTEMINENPEAIKCCESEIITNEGEFRKISWHNTILRDKNGGFQEMVSSGIDITEKELLKAELKSKELKTEFFASLSHELKTPLNIIFSALKMLDLYLNKKADLEESKQINRYLNMINQNGYRVLRLVNNLIDINKINNNSFELDLQDYDIVEVIKEIVDSVKDYIENKDRVLHFNIDVNKRVIACDPFNIERIMLNLLSNAVKFTDEDDIISVNIKEQEENIMISVKDTGVGIPEAKQDVIFKRYGQADKSLIRNSEGSGIGLSIVKLLVEMHDGGIRVESEYGKGSEFIVKLPVKRISEEKLKEDYRYASQSLDSRIGIEFCDVSR, from the coding sequence ATGAAAGGTGTTTTCAATAAAATACAAGCTAGTATTAAGAATAAATTAATAATATTATTTTTAATACTATTATCAATAGCTATAATTACTATAAGTTATTTAGAATTAAAAACAACAAAAGAAATAATAAAACATAATTTTATTAAAAAGACTATTCATGAAATTGAACAAGCTGATAATATGATTAACCTATATCTTCAAACTTTAAAAGAAGACTGTAAGATGTTAGCAACAAATCCTATTATTCAGAATCTTAACCAGCAAACTTCTACTTCTTATGTGAATAAATCAACAAATCAGGCATTACAAAGGATTAGTCCCAATCCAAAGCTTCATAGACTATTTAAAAATTTCATTGAATCACATTCTAAGTTATCATATGTATATATTACAACTAAAAATGGAAGTTATATACAGTGGCCTAAAAAAGTAAATGTAAATAATTATAATCCCAAAACAAAGCCTTTTTATAAAAAAGCTATAAAGAATAAAGAAGATGTAATCATAACAGATCCTTACTATCAGTCTTTCAACAAATCATTTAATATTAGTTTAGCTACAACAATTGATAATGATCATGGAAAAACTATAGGAGTTCAAGGGATGGATATTAAACTAGATAGTTTAGTAAGGATAGTAGAGGATATTAAAATTAAGGACACAGGATATATAATTCTAGCTACTGATGAAGGAATTATTTTAGCAAATCCTAAAAGACCAGAATTAAACTTTCAGGATATCAGCAGCCTTGAAATTGAAGAATTAAATAATATAAAGGAAATGCAAAAAGCCAATTTTGAAACAGTTATGAATAATAAGGGGTATTTTATCAGTCTATATACTTCTCCTCAGACTAATTTAAAATTTATATCAATAATTGAAAAGGCTGAGTTGATGAAAATTTCAAATCAAATATCCAAAGTAATATTTTGGATAATACTTATAGTTGTAATTGCTATTATAATACTTAATATAATTTTAACTAATAAATGCTTACAACCTTTAACTATAGTTACTAATTTTGCTCAGAATATTTCTAATAATTTTAGTGATGATAAGTTGAGTATTTCATCATTAGAAGTAAATTCTAATGATGAAATAGGAGAATTAGCAATAGCTCTTAATAAGATGCAAGATAGATTATATAATAGGGTAACCAGATTGAATGAAACAAATGAAAAGTTATATAAAAAAAAGAAAGAGTTACAAAAATATTTTGATATTTCAGAGGTCATATTTTTAGTTTTAAATCAAGATAAAGAAGTAACTTTAATTAATAAAAAAGGATGTGAAATCCTAGGATATTCTCAAGAAGAAATTATAGGTAAAGATTGGTTTAATAATTTTGTTAAAAAAGGAGATTTAAAATTAAGATCACTATTTACTGAAATGATAAATGAAAATCCAGAGGCCATTAAATGTTGTGAAAGTGAAATCATAACTAACGAAGGTGAATTCCGAAAAATAAGTTGGCATAATACGATTTTAAGAGATAAGAATGGTGGTTTTCAAGAAATGGTTAGTTCAGGTATAGATATTACTGAAAAAGAATTATTAAAGGCGGAACTTAAAAGTAAAGAATTGAAGACTGAATTTTTTGCTAGTTTATCACATGAATTAAAAACACCGTTAAACATTATATTTTCTGCCTTAAAGATGTTGGACTTATATTTGAATAAAAAGGCAGATTTAGAAGAAAGTAAACAGATTAATAGATATTTAAATATGATTAATCAAAATGGTTATAGAGTTTTAAGATTAGTAAATAATTTAATAGATATTAATAAAATAAATAATAATTCATTTGAATTAGATTTGCAGGATTATGATATAGTAGAGGTTATTAAAGAGATAGTCGATTCAGTTAAAGATTATATAGAGAATAAAGATAGGGTATTACATTTTAATATAGATGTTAATAAAAGAGTAATAGCTTGTGACCCATTTAATATTGAAAGAATCATGTTAAACCTCTTATCTAATGCTGTTAAATTTACAGATGAAGATGATATAATATCAGTTAATATCAAAGAGCAAGAAGAAAATATTATGATTTCAGTTAAAGATACAGGGGTAGGCATTCCAGAAGCAAAGCAAGACGTAATATTTAAAAGATATGGACAAGCAGATAAATCGCTTATAAGGAATAGTGAAGGAAGTGGAATTGGATTATCTATTGTTAAATTACTTGTAGAAATGCATGATGGTGGGATTAGAGTAGAGAGTGAATATGGAAAAGGAAGTGAATTCATTGTAAAACTACCAGTTAAAAGAATATCAGAAGAGAAATTAAAAGAGGATTATAGGTATGCGAGTCAAAGTCTTGATAGTAGAATAGGTATAGAATTCTGTGATGTAAGTAGATAA
- a CDS encoding PTS transporter subunit EIIC: MMKSLFRYLQKVGKSLMLPVSVLPAAGILVAIGRVISENPGLLGGVGQVMFSGGISIFENLPLIFAIGVAIGFAGEAVAGLAAGVGYSVLAKVIGVMGTDIIDIASKTGGNIEEINTGVFGGIIIGFVAAELYKRYHQTKLPPYLGFFAGKRLVPILTSFAAFIVGILLAFIWPPIQIQINNFARWAIQSPLGPALYAAGKRALIPVGLHHVYYPPFLYEFGRFVTESGEVLRGEAARYFAGDPTAGKFMAAEYPIMLFGLPAACLAMFLRAKPDKRKAVAGIMSTAAITSFLTGITEPIEFSFIFVAPALYVFHVIGAFLAGLLTNFFGIRLGYTFSASFIDYILGISNAGNPWKFWLIVGPIIGVLYFVVFYFGIKWFNFETPGRGSSGQADDALEGVMSNPGEEKEDSKAASVLEALGGAENIEDIDACITRLRTNLVDGDKVDQDRLKQLGASGVMDAGGGNVQVVFGPESDALKDEIKKLLD; encoded by the coding sequence ATGATGAAGAGTTTATTTAGGTATTTACAAAAGGTTGGAAAATCATTAATGTTACCTGTTTCTGTTCTACCAGCAGCTGGAATTTTAGTAGCCATTGGGCGGGTAATTTCTGAAAATCCAGGTCTATTAGGTGGAGTTGGACAAGTAATGTTTTCTGGTGGAATATCTATCTTTGAGAATTTACCGCTTATATTTGCTATAGGAGTTGCTATTGGATTTGCTGGTGAGGCTGTAGCTGGACTAGCTGCTGGAGTAGGATATTCAGTTTTAGCTAAAGTAATTGGAGTTATGGGAACTGATATTATAGATATTGCTTCTAAGACTGGTGGAAATATTGAAGAGATAAATACAGGTGTATTTGGGGGAATTATTATTGGATTTGTAGCAGCTGAATTGTATAAACGTTATCATCAGACTAAGCTACCTCCATATTTAGGTTTCTTTGCTGGTAAACGGTTGGTACCAATCTTAACTTCATTTGCCGCTTTTATAGTTGGTATATTATTAGCATTTATTTGGCCGCCGATTCAAATCCAGATTAACAATTTTGCTCGCTGGGCAATTCAATCTCCATTAGGACCGGCTTTATATGCAGCAGGTAAAAGAGCTTTAATTCCTGTTGGCTTGCATCATGTATATTATCCACCATTTTTATATGAATTTGGTCGTTTTGTAACAGAATCTGGTGAAGTATTAAGAGGAGAAGCTGCTAGATATTTTGCTGGTGATCCAACTGCTGGAAAGTTTATGGCTGCTGAATATCCAATAATGTTATTTGGTCTACCAGCTGCATGTTTAGCTATGTTTTTACGAGCTAAACCAGACAAAAGAAAAGCAGTGGCAGGAATCATGTCTACAGCTGCTATAACTTCATTCTTAACAGGTATTACAGAACCGATTGAATTTTCATTTATCTTTGTAGCACCGGCTCTTTATGTATTTCATGTAATAGGTGCATTTCTTGCTGGGTTATTGACTAACTTTTTTGGAATTCGTTTAGGATATACATTTTCTGCTAGTTTTATTGATTATATTTTAGGGATCAGTAATGCAGGTAACCCGTGGAAGTTTTGGCTAATAGTTGGTCCTATTATTGGAGTACTATATTTTGTAGTATTTTACTTTGGTATTAAGTGGTTTAATTTTGAAACTCCAGGTCGGGGAAGTTCAGGACAAGCTGATGATGCTCTAGAAGGGGTTATGTCTAACCCTGGAGAAGAAAAGGAAGATAGTAAGGCGGCATCTGTATTAGAAGCATTAGGTGGCGCAGAGAATATTGAAGATATAGATGCATGTATTACTAGATTAAGGACTAATTTAGTAGATGGTGACAAAGTTGATCAAGATAGGTTAAAACAATTAGGTGCCTCTGGAGTAATGGATGCCGGTGGTGGTAATGTGCAAGTTGTATTTGGTCCAGAGTCAGATGCGCTAAAAGACGAAATTAAGAAATTATTAGATTAG
- a CDS encoding PTS sugar transporter subunit IIA: MFNIFKKEKKSMPIIKSPLTGRIIDLEEVPDQVFANRVVGDGIAIEPTDNILYSPVEGEIKQLFPTMHAVGIETKEGLEVLLHIGINTVELDGEGFSKFVSQGDQIKEGTKLIEFDLDYIEKNATSTVTPILITNLEDSQEIELIADSEVEVSTELFKVIET; encoded by the coding sequence ATGTTTAATATCTTTAAGAAGGAAAAGAAGTCAATGCCTATAATCAAATCACCGTTGACAGGAAGAATAATAGATTTAGAAGAAGTACCTGATCAAGTCTTTGCTAATCGGGTAGTTGGTGATGGAATAGCAATAGAACCGACTGATAATATATTATATTCTCCGGTTGAAGGAGAAATCAAACAGCTTTTTCCAACCATGCATGCTGTTGGAATTGAAACAAAAGAAGGATTAGAAGTATTACTCCATATCGGTATTAATACAGTTGAGTTAGATGGAGAAGGATTTAGCAAATTTGTTTCTCAAGGTGATCAAATAAAAGAAGGGACTAAATTGATTGAGTTTGATTTAGATTATATAGAGAAAAATGCAACATCTACAGTAACACCAATTTTAATTACTAATTTAGAAGATAGTCAAGAAATTGAGCTAATTGCAGATTCAGAGGTTGAAGTAAGTACAGAATTATTCAAAGTAATTGAGACTTAA
- a CDS encoding PepSY1/2 domain-containing protein has translation MKRNFLILFLVITLSVVGYWGFKTNRILAQWELQAENQYRNAFQELNTHLNSLEGELATALVTKSNERRLVKLNNIWRDAFAAQEDLGELPIAGASLVELKNLLAKLETYTYRLSQENINQNLSSKDWDTLNQLHKQVKVTATDLENVHNKIEKEKFRWSKQRHIILEEKDLDSNSILSSLQILDKKLNLTQGDLKLTQKSVDDFLLQLGKVKEEKIEDNEAIDIAQNFLGARSRNFNFKLAENQVESKNIITVAADSGDLNKHQIIFDISRIQGEVIWFLENRDYDDPEIDSNQVKKFAQDFVNQNNYDDLVITGVDMTRDIGTVNLVPKMKNVLIYPQEVRVKVALDNGDIIGFNGRQLLSNRNIAINLKPELSLEEAKKRVNQRLDLKKNNLVVIRNDRGKNVLSYEFIGQLKKDQYKIYINAETGREEKVIKFS, from the coding sequence TTGAAACGTAACTTTCTCATTTTATTTCTAGTTATAACTTTATCAGTAGTAGGGTATTGGGGATTCAAAACTAACCGAATCTTAGCCCAATGGGAATTGCAAGCTGAGAATCAATATAGAAATGCTTTTCAAGAATTAAATACTCATCTTAATTCTTTAGAAGGCGAATTAGCTACTGCTTTAGTAACTAAATCTAATGAACGTAGATTGGTTAAGTTAAATAATATCTGGCGAGATGCTTTTGCTGCTCAAGAAGATTTAGGAGAGTTACCGATTGCAGGTGCATCTTTAGTTGAACTTAAGAATCTATTAGCTAAGTTAGAGACTTATACATATAGGTTATCTCAAGAAAATATAAATCAGAACTTATCTAGCAAGGATTGGGATACTCTTAATCAATTACATAAGCAGGTTAAAGTAACAGCTACTGATTTAGAAAATGTTCACAACAAAATTGAAAAAGAAAAATTTAGATGGTCAAAGCAAAGACATATAATCTTAGAAGAAAAAGATTTAGATAGTAACTCAATCTTAAGTAGTCTACAAATTTTAGATAAGAAGTTAAATCTAACTCAAGGTGACTTAAAACTAACACAAAAGTCAGTTGATGACTTTTTATTGCAGTTAGGAAAAGTAAAAGAAGAAAAAATTGAGGATAATGAAGCCATAGATATAGCTCAAAACTTTTTGGGGGCTAGAAGTAGAAATTTTAACTTTAAATTAGCTGAAAATCAAGTTGAAAGCAAGAATATAATTACTGTAGCTGCTGATTCAGGAGATCTAAATAAACATCAAATTATTTTTGATATTAGTAGAATTCAAGGCGAAGTAATTTGGTTTTTAGAAAATAGAGATTATGATGATCCAGAGATAGATTCTAATCAAGTTAAAAAGTTTGCCCAAGACTTTGTTAACCAAAATAATTATGATGATTTAGTAATTACAGGAGTTGATATGACGAGAGATATTGGTACAGTGAATTTAGTTCCAAAGATGAAAAATGTATTAATCTATCCACAAGAAGTTAGAGTAAAGGTCGCTTTAGATAATGGCGATATTATAGGGTTTAATGGACGTCAGCTTTTATCTAATAGAAATATAGCTATTAATTTAAAACCTGAATTAAGTTTAGAAGAAGCTAAAAAGAGGGTTAATCAACGCCTAGACTTAAAGAAAAATAATTTAGTAGTAATTAGAAATGACAGAGGAAAAAATGTATTAAGCTATGAATTTATTGGTCAACTTAAGAAGGATCAATATAAAATATATATCAATGCTGAGACCGGTAGAGAAGAAAAAGTAATCAAATTTTCTTAA
- a CDS encoding phosphocarrier protein HPr, producing the protein MLEKQITVKNETGIHARPASLLVQTANEFNADIKLVKDGQEVNAKSIMGVMSLGVNSNTQITIKADGDDSKEAVDAIIDLIENNFNEE; encoded by the coding sequence ATGTTAGAAAAACAAATTACTGTAAAGAATGAAACAGGTATTCATGCTAGACCAGCATCATTATTAGTACAGACTGCTAATGAATTTAATGCAGATATTAAATTAGTAAAGGACGGCCAAGAGGTTAATGCTAAAAGCATTATGGGGGTTATGAGTTTAGGAGTTAATAGTAATACTCAAATAACTATTAAAGCAGATGGCGATGATTCTAAAGAGGCTGTAGATGCAATAATAGATCTAATTGAAAATAACTTTAATGAAGAATAA
- a CDS encoding cell wall hydrolase: MKKKKVIVILIFFLVIGGWLLTTQLRNQIKPTQNRQAPDFWSLAPDTRLMARTISAEARGELYQGQVAVGAVIMNRVQDSRFPNTVAGVIYQPWAFTAVAYGQIWNHTPNSTTVRATMDAMSGWDPSYGAVYYYNPVKVTSNWIFSRDTIRTLGKHVFAR; encoded by the coding sequence ATGAAAAAAAAGAAGGTTATAGTAATTTTGATTTTTTTCTTAGTCATAGGTGGATGGTTACTAACTACTCAATTACGAAATCAAATAAAACCTACTCAGAATAGACAAGCACCAGACTTTTGGAGTTTAGCTCCTGATACTAGATTAATGGCAAGAACTATTTCTGCTGAAGCTAGAGGAGAACTGTATCAAGGTCAAGTGGCAGTAGGAGCTGTAATCATGAATCGCGTTCAAGATTCCAGGTTTCCAAATACAGTAGCAGGGGTGATATATCAACCATGGGCTTTTACAGCTGTTGCTTACGGTCAAATTTGGAATCATACTCCTAATAGTACAACAGTTAGAGCTACTATGGATGCAATGTCTGGATGGGATCCTAGTTATGGAGCGGTATATTATTATAACCCAGTAAAAGTAACATCTAATTGGATTTTCTCTAGAGACACAATTAGAACTCTTGGTAAGCACGTTTTTGCTCGTTAA
- the glcT gene encoding glucose PTS transporter transcription antiterminator GlcT produces MLSSDQSSNPNYRIEKILNNNVILASINSEEEIIVIGKGLGFNSSIGDVISADDSRINKTFIAIDEENKNKYQKLVETVDEEVIGVTEDIIVMASEKLDNELDEHIHIALADHIQFALKRLNEGLKISNPFQTEIQTLYTKEYSVAKEAAALIEKRLEIKLPIEEVSFITLHLHAARNNLGVSKTVKHTSLIKEMVDIIEQELAINLTKESLNYARLITHLRFGLRRIEEGEPNHNPILDKIKKDFISSYRLAEQLALMIKERLNLDVSDDEIGYIALHLQRLKKNVEYN; encoded by the coding sequence ATGTTAAGCTCTGATCAGAGTTCAAATCCTAATTACCGAATTGAGAAAATTCTAAATAATAATGTAATACTAGCTAGTATTAATAGTGAAGAAGAGATAATAGTAATTGGAAAGGGATTAGGCTTTAATAGTTCAATAGGTGATGTAATATCAGCAGATGATTCTAGGATTAATAAGACTTTTATAGCCATAGATGAAGAGAATAAGAATAAATATCAAAAACTAGTGGAAACTGTTGATGAAGAGGTAATAGGTGTAACTGAAGATATTATAGTCATGGCTAGTGAAAAATTAGATAATGAATTAGATGAACATATTCATATCGCTTTAGCAGATCATATTCAATTTGCTCTTAAACGTTTAAATGAGGGTTTGAAGATTTCAAATCCTTTTCAGACTGAAATTCAAACATTATATACCAAAGAGTATAGTGTAGCCAAAGAGGCAGCTGCCTTAATTGAAAAAAGATTAGAAATTAAATTACCTATAGAAGAAGTGAGTTTTATAACTTTACATTTACATGCAGCTAGAAATAATCTTGGTGTTTCTAAAACTGTTAAGCATACTTCTTTAATTAAAGAAATGGTAGATATAATTGAACAGGAATTGGCTATTAATTTGACTAAGGAGAGTTTAAATTATGCTCGATTAATTACTCATTTAAGGTTTGGTTTAAGAAGGATTGAAGAAGGAGAACCAAATCATAATCCTATTTTAGATAAAATTAAAAAGGACTTTATTTCATCATATAGATTGGCAGAGCAGTTAGCTTTAATGATTAAAGAAAGATTAAATCTAGATGTATCAGATGATGAAATAGGTTACATTGCTTTACATTTACAAAGATTAAAGAAGAATGTTGAATATAATTAA
- a CDS encoding cold-shock protein: MTLTGTVKWFDAKKGYGFIESEEGDDIFVHFSAIEEEGFKALEDGQEVEFGIVEGEKGPQAENVTKL; the protein is encoded by the coding sequence GTGACATTAACTGGAACAGTAAAGTGGTTTGATGCTAAGAAAGGATATGGATTTATTGAGAGCGAAGAAGGAGACGATATTTTTGTACACTTCTCTGCAATCGAAGAAGAAGGATTCAAAGCTTTAGAAGATGGACAAGAAGTAGAATTTGGAATCGTTGAGGGAGAAAAAGGTCCTCAAGCTGAAAACGTAACTAAATTATAA